The following are encoded together in the Rhinopithecus roxellana isolate Shanxi Qingling chromosome 5, ASM756505v1, whole genome shotgun sequence genome:
- the LOC104656301 gene encoding LOW QUALITY PROTEIN: uncharacterized protein LOC104656301 (The sequence of the model RefSeq protein was modified relative to this genomic sequence to represent the inferred CDS: inserted 4 bases in 3 codons; deleted 1 base in 1 codon; substituted 5 bases at 5 genomic stop codons) has protein sequence MRGPRLWDGSRSEEEGRERMRTPQQDRGDPHPTHPHREGSSVVDGQMPRLPLPISGPYQHGASGSRCSSSSRVTGGKVAXQLIAYVADCGTGYTKPAYVQNKESPFTIPSCTAINNSAKVGDQVQRRMMKHADDLDIFTGDEALEXTYIYNKKPIHHGLVEDXNSMESFIEQVIFKYLRAGPEDYYFLLTGPPLNTPESKEYTPEIVFESFNVXGLYIAVQVVLAXTTSWTTRQIGEXMXTSRNGVTHGISAPEGYVIGSCIKHIPIAGXAITYFIQQLLRDQEVGIPPEQSLETTKAVKEHYSYASSDLKNNLKNKLKNKILWDTERVNTLLTAFILTGIPYPLRLRTLFFVFFLLIYILTQLGNLLILITVWADPRLHARPMYIFLGVLSVIDMGISSIIVPRLMMNFTLGVKSIPFGGCVAQLYFYHFLGSTQCFLYTLMAYDRYLAICQPLHYPVLMTAKLSALLVAGAWVAGSIHGALQVTLTFRLPYCGPNQVDYFFCDIPAVLRLACADTTVNELVTFVDIGVVVASCFFLILLSYILIIQAILRIHTADGRRRAFSTCGAHVTVVTVYYVPCAFIYLRPETNSPLDGAAALFPTAITPFLNPLIYTLRNQEVKLALKTMLRSPRTMSEV, from the exons ATGAGGGGACCAAGGTTGTGGGATGGGAGCAGGAGTGAGGAGGAGGGTAGGGAGAGGATGAGGACACCACAGCAGGACAGGGGAG ATCCCCATCCCACTCACCCCCACAGAGAAGGCAGCTCAGTTGTGGATGGTCAGATGCCCCGTCTCCCACTGCCAATTTCCGGCCCCTACCAGCATGGAGCAAGTGGCAGccgctgcagcagcagcagcagggtaACAGGAGGAAAGGTGGCCTGACAGCTGATAGCCTATGTAGCAGACTGTGGCACCGGGTATACAAAACCAGCATATGTCCAAAATAAAGAATCTCCATTTACCATCCCTTCCTGTACTGCCATCAATAACTCAGCAAAAGTGGGTGATCAAGTTCAA AGGAGGATGATGAAACATGCTGATGACCTAGACATCTTTACTGGTGATGAAGCACTGGA AACCTACATATACAACAAAAAGCCCATCCATCATGGTCTAGTTGAAGATTAGAACTCGATGGAAAGCTTTATAGAGCAAGtgatctttaaatatttaagggCAGGACCTGAagactattattttcttttgactgGGCCTCCACTGAATACTCCAGAAAGCAAGGAATACACTCCTGAAATAGTGTTTGAGTCCTTCAATG CAGGTTTGTACATTGCTGTGCAGGTTGTTCTTG TAACTACATCCTGGACCACAAGACAAATAGGAGAATAGATGTAGACAAGTAGAAACGGTGTCACTCATGGCATTTCTGCGCCTGAAGGGTATGTGATTGGCAGCTGTATTAAACACATTCCAATTGCAGGATGAGctataacatattttattcagCAACTACTGAGAGACCAAGAAGTAGGAATCCCTCCAGAGCAATCCCTGGAAACTACTAAGGCAGTAAAGGAGCACTATAGTTATGCTagctcagatttaaaaaataatttaaaaaataaattaaaaa ATAAGATTCTCTGGGATACGGAAAGGGTCAACACACTGTTGACTGCGTTTATCCTGACAGGAATTCCTTATCCACTCAGGCTGAGGACActcttttttgtgttctttttgctaaTCTACATCCTGACTCAGCTGGGAAACCTGCTTATTTTAATCACTGTCTGGGCAGACCCGAGGCTCCATGCCCGCCCCATGTACATCTTTCTTGGTGTTCTCTCAGTCATTGACATGGGCATCTCCTCCATCATCGTCCCTCGCCTCATGATGAACTTCACTTTAGGCGTCAAATCCATCCCATTTGGTGGCTGTGTTGCTCAACTCTATTTCTATCACTTCCTGGGCAGCACCCAGTGCTTCCTCTACACCCTGATGGCCTATGACAGGTACCTGGCCATATGTCAGCCCCTGCACTACCCTGTGCTTATGACTGCTAAGCTGAGTGCCTTGCTTGTGGCTGGAGCCTGGGTGGCAGGATCCATCCATGGGGCTCTCCAGGTCACCCTAACCTTCCGCTTGCCCTACTGTGGGCCCAATCAGGTGGATTACTTCTTCTGTGACATCCCTGCAGTGTTGAGACTGGCCTGTGCTGACACAACAGTCAATGAGCTGGTGACCTTTGTGGACATTGGGGTGGTGGTTGCCAGTTGCTTCTTCCTGATCCTCCTGTCCTACATACTGATCATTCAGGCCATCCTGAGAATCCATACAGCTGATGGGCGGCGCCGGGCTTTTTCAACCTGTGGAGCACATGTAACCGTGGTCACCGTGTACTATGTGCCCTGTGCCTTCATCTACCTGAGGCCTGAAACCAACAGCCCCCTGGATGGGGCAGCTGCTCTGTTCCCCACGGCCATTACTCCTTTCCTCAATCCCCTTATCTACACTCTGCGGAATCAAGAGGTGAAGCTGGCCCTGAAAACAATGCTCAGAAGCCCAAGAACTATGAGTGAGGTTTGA